Sequence from the Sphingobium indicum B90A genome:
CAGCCTTCCCGCGGCAGCAGCGCCCGGTTGACGAAAATGCCGTCCATCTCGACCAGCAGGGGGAAATGCCCCTTGTTGTTGGCGAAGAAGGCGGAGGGGACGAAGCCATGCTCCGCCAGCCAGTCGATCATCGCGCGATAGCCGGTTCCGCCCTCATAGATCGGCCGGACGCCGAGTTCGGTCTGCACGCCCGCCATGTCGCGCAGCGCGTCGCCCGCCCCTTCGCAGACGGACAGGTCGTGCCCCTGCGTATCCATCTTCAGGAAAGGCCGGGTAAAGCCGTGGGCGCGCCTGAGGTCAGGCAACAGGCTTTCCAGCCGGCGGCATTGCATGTCGACCGTGCGCGTCACCCTGTTGCGCTCGGCGAAGATCGCGTCCTGCTCCCCCGACGGCGCCTTCAGCGAGCTGAACTGGTCGGCCGCCATGATGTTGAAGCTCGCCATGCCGTCGAAGTCGGACAGGGCCATGTTGAACACATGCCATCGGCGGTCGGACGAGGCGTTGCGTTCCAGTTCGGAAAAGATGTCCGGATTGGGCTCAAAGGACAATATCGTGCCGCCAAAGCCCGCATCGCTGCGCAGCATCGTCGCATATTGGCCCCGGTTGGCGCCGACGTCGAACACGCAATCCACCGCGAAGGCGCCCAGGAAACGGCGCAGCGCCTGGATTTCGGGATATTGATGCACCCGCCCCGCCAGCGCCAGCCGAACCGCCAGCGCCCGGTCGCGCAGTTCCCGGATATGACGGCTCATTTCCCGGTCACGCCGCGATAGATGGCGATGGTGGCCAGGGCCATGTCCTTCCAGTTGCCCATTGAATCTCCATAGGTGCGCGCGCGCGCTCCCAAAGCCTGCCTGATGGCCGCGCTTTCTACGAGGGGCAAGAGGGCTTGCGCAAGCGCGGGCGCGTTTCCCGCCGGCGTCCTGGCGGCGACCCCCTCCGGCAGGTCGGCGAACATGCCCGCGTCCGACGTGACCATGGCCTTGCCATGGTGCAGGGCCGACAGGAAAGCGCCGCTGCTGTCGATATGCCGATAGGGGAAGACTAATATGTCCGCCTTCGCCATATGCGCGTCGAGCCGTTGTTCGGTGAGGAAAGCGAGATCGGTGATCAACCGCTCGCCAAAGCCCGCGGCGCGGACGCGCTCGATCAGCGGGGCGATGTCCATGAAGGGCTTGCCCGCCAGCGCCAGTTCGAAGCGATGCCCGGCGCGCCAGAGCGACAGGCAGGCCTCCAGCAGCAGGTCGACGCCCTTATAAGGCCGGATGGTGCCGAAAAACAGCAGGCGCGGCAGGATTGCATCCGGCACCTGCGCCAAATCCTCCGCTCCGGCGGGCGCAAGCCGCATCGGCGGGTGCGGAATCACATGGATGCGCTTGGGATCGACGCCCTGCCGCTCCAGCGCTTCCCGCGTCGTCCCGCCATGGACGATCAGCGCGTCGAACATGTCGAGCAGGCCGCGATAGCCCCTGCCCTGCACCCCGGCGTCGGCATGATAGGCATCGGCATTGTGAACCGTGTGGACCAGCGCCGTCCTGCCCTTCAGCCGCCGCAGCATGATCCGGTCGGCCGGCGCGAGCGGCAGCCATTGCATATGCGCGACATCCGCCCCGGCCAGCGGGGCAAGGTCGCCCAGCACGCAGCTGAGGCCATATTCCGCCGCCTTGAGCAGGCGGAAGGCCCGCCCTTCCCCCATGCGCCGGCGCAGCGCCTCGCTCCGGCGGAAGAAGCGCGGCTCGTAGCGATAGCCCCGCGGCACGATGGCGTCGGTCGCCCGCATCGGCCGGCCGAGCAAGGCGACCTCCGCGCCCTCGCCCGCCATCGCGGCGCAGAGGCTGTCGTCATAGCGCCCGGTGAAAAGCGACGGATCGCACATGGCGACCTTCATGCGCGCTTCCCCACCAACTGGCGCAGCGAAAGTCCGTGGATGAACGCCGCGACGAACAGGGTCAGCGCGTAGAGGAACAGGAACATGAGGTCGAACCGATCCGGCGCGAATATCCGGGCCAGCGGCACGCTGAGCAGCGACCCGGCAAGGAAGGGCAAGGACCGGCGGAGCAGCAGCCTGAACCGCCCCAGCGCGCCCTGCACATAGACGGACACGCAGATCAGGGCGAGCGCCAGCAGCGCGCCGCCGATCAGCAGCAGGTCGACCCGGTCGATCGCGGCGCGGCCGTCGAACAGCTTTGCGAACAGCCACTCGCCCAGCAGCAGCAAGGCCGCCGAAGCGCCCAGCGCGAAGAATAGCGCCGCGCCGAGCGCCCGCGTCACCAACTGGCGCAGCCTTGCCCGGTCGCCGGCGTGGAAGGCGCGGGTGATCCGGGGCAAGGCCGCCTCCACCATCGCCCTCACCAGCATGGAAAGGGAACGGGACATCTTGAAGAAGAAGTCGAAGACCAGCATCGGCCGCGCATCCTGGGTCGCGGCGGCAATGGTGAAATAAGGCGCGTTATAGGCCAGGATTTCGGAAATGGTGAAGGCCGCCGAAGCGCCGATGTCCCGCAGATAATGGCGCCTGACATGGCCGCCGCCGACCCTGAAGGACAGCCAGTGCCGCGCCCGCATGCCCAGGCGCCGATGCACCAGGGCGATGGCATAGCCGATCACCGCGATGCTGACGCAAAGCTGCAAGGCGACGGACATGCGCGGGTCCAGCCCCTGCAGGATGAACAGCAGCAGCGCGATGGCCATCGCCCGGCGCAGGCAATCCAGCGCTTCCCAGAGGAAATTGCCGTCCACCGCCGCCAACGCCCTCTTGGCGAGCAGGGCGGGCAGGTTGAGACAGGCGGACAGGAAGAAAAGCAGGAAGAGAAGCGGCATGCCCGTATGCAGCCCGCCCGCCGCCAGCGCGGCCAGCAGAACAGCCAGGCCGCCGACGATCAGCAGGCCCAGGAACAGGAACAGCACGCCCATTTCCTCCAGCCGGAAGCCGCCCGCCTCGCCCTTCTCCGGCCCCGAATTTCCCGGCCCCGAATTTCCCGGCCCCGAATTCCCCAGCCAATACCGCCGCAGCCGCGCATAGATGATGCTGGTAAGCCCGAATTCGGCGGAAATCGTGAAATTGCCGAACGCCACCAGCAGCAGGAAGGACTGGAACTCGCGCAACGGCAGGACGCGCACGAAGACATAGGTGACGGCAAAGCCCCAGATCAGCGTCAGCCCGACATTGGCAAGCTTGATGAGGGCAAGGATGCGCGCCGATCCCTCCATCCGGGCAAGCGCGCTGCCGGGCGGCATGCTCACCGCGCGCCGGTCGTCAAAGGCTTGCGCGCACGGAACAGCCTGTCGTCCAGCGCATGATAATGCCGCGTATCGGCGTCGATGGCGCCGGCGTCGATCTCCTCCAGGTCGAAGCCCGCCGCCCGGATGCGGTCGGCGAAGTCAGGGCCATATTGGCGCACATGGTCCCACTGGCCGAAACGCCGCTCCCGTTCGCGGGGAGGCATGTCGAAGCTGCCGTCCTCGGTCGGCTTGTCCCATAACGGGACGATCAGCCACGCCTCGCCGCCGGGTTTCAGCGCGCGATGGATGTTGCGCAGCACGGCATGATCGTCGGGCACATGCTCCATCACATGGCTGGCGTAGAAGAGGTCGTAACGATCGCTGGCGTCGAGCGCCATCAGGTCCACGCGCCGCATGTTCGGCACAGGATAACGGCCGGGATCGAGGTCGGCCGGCGTATAGTCCGCGGCGGCGGAAAAGCGGCGCACCAGGCTGCCCTCATTGGGCGCCATGTGCAGCACCGCGCCCTGTTCCGGCACGGTCAGCACATGGCCCGCGATCAGATGGTTCATCAGCCGTTCGCGGGGGGAAGCGCCGCAGTTCGGGCAACCCCATTCGGCATTGTCGCCATAGCGGAAGAAGCCGACCACCGCCTGCCCGCAGGCCGGGCAGCCCCGGTTCGCCCGCGCGCCCAGCGCCTTGCGCGCGGCCAGCAGGGTCCGGGTCAGATGCTTGCCGGCGGCCTTCGCCACCCGCTGGAAAGTGATCACGCCTTGGCTCCAAAAAGCAGTTGGCACCGGCCTATACAATATGCCGCCGCTTTGGCGAGCGATTCCGTGGCGCCCGCCCCTTTCAGGCCGTCATCCCCGCGAAGGTGGATCAGCGCGACTTGGCCGGATTCCAGATGGTCACGGTCCGCCCCGTCATCGCCTTCGCCACGCCCTGGAGCGTCGCGAAATAGGCAAGCACGATGTCCACCACCGCCGCGAAAGGCCCGCCGCTGGACCGCAGCCCGCGCCACAGGATGAACACCCCCGTCAGCCCGCCAACCATGTAGAGCGTCGGCGAAATCCGCATCGCCAGCGTCCCCGCCGCGACGAGGCCCGTCAGGATGAATATCCCGCCGAACCAGCGCACGATCTTGCGAGAGGCATATTTGAACCGATCCAACGCCCCCATCCGCCGCAATTGCGGCCGCAAATGGCTGTGCGTGTGCCAGGCGCGGGCGGCGATGCGCACCTTGCGCCGATATTCGTCGCCGCGCCCGGCGACCAGCCGCTCGCGGGCGATCACGTCCTTCGCCTTCACCAGCCGCCTGCCCGCGAAGACCACCGCCATCGACACGGTCAGATCGTCGAGCACGCTGTCGGGAAATTCCGGATAAAGCGCCCGCCGGATGGAAAAGATCGACCCGTCCGCCCCCAGCACGTTCCCGGTGCGCGATTCCTCGTCCTTCAACCGCTCCTCGATCCGCCAGTAGAGCGACCCGACCGAGGCGGTCGCGCTTTCCCCATCGCCCATATAGTGCAGCGACCCCAGCACGCCTCCGATCTCAGGATCGGCATAGCGCGCCAGCAGATTGTCGACGGCGTCGGGGTCCAGCATGACATTGGCGTCGGTGAAGATCAGCACGTCGCCCTTGGCCCGCGCCGCCAGCAGCTTCATGCCATGCGCCTTGCCGCTGCGCCCCGGCCCGCGCAGCAGCGTCACCAGATCGCCCCGCGCCGCGATCAGCGCCGCCGTCTCGTCCGACGATCCGTCGTCGAAGGCAAGGATTTCCAGCGCCGGGCAGCGCACCTTCAACATCGCCAGATTGGCCAGCTTTTCCGGCATCGCCGCCGCCTCGTTATAGGCGCAGAACAGCAGCGATGCGGACGGCGCCAGCCCCGCGACCGGCCGTTCCGCCTTCGTCGGCAGCAGGCGCAGGATCAGCGGGTAGAAAAGAAACGGCCACGCCACCGCCACCAGCGACAGCAGCAACAGCAACGCCGCGATCAGGTCGATCCAGTCCATCAATAGGCCTTATGGTGCACCAGCACGCCGATGGTCGCGACGATGATGCGCAGGTCGCGCCAGATCGACCATTGGGTGACATATTCCAGGTCCGACTGGAGCCGGTCGATCAGATCCTGATGATGGTCGGTCGATCCGCGATGGCCGCGCACCTGCGCCAGCCCGGTCATGCCCGGCTTGATGCAATGCCGCTCCCAATAGCGCTCGTCCACTTCCCAATAGAGGCTGTCGCCGGCCTTGGCGGCAGCGGCATGGGGGCGCGGGCCGACGATGCTCATGTCGCCGCGCAGCACGTTGAAAAGCTGCGGCAGCTCATCGATGCTGGTCTTGCGCAGGAAACGGCCTACAGCCGTCACCCGGTCGTCGTCCCGCGCCGTCAGCCTGTCGGCCTTCCGGTCGCTCGCCTCCGTCCGCATGGACCGGAACTTGTAGATGCTGAACGGCCGGGCGTCGCGGCCGATGCGCGGCTGGCGGAAGATGACCGGGCCGGGGCTGG
This genomic interval carries:
- a CDS encoding glycosyltransferase family 4 protein yields the protein MKVAMCDPSLFTGRYDDSLCAAMAGEGAEVALLGRPMRATDAIVPRGYRYEPRFFRRSEALRRRMGEGRAFRLLKAAEYGLSCVLGDLAPLAGADVAHMQWLPLAPADRIMLRRLKGRTALVHTVHNADAYHADAGVQGRGYRGLLDMFDALIVHGGTTREALERQGVDPKRIHVIPHPPMRLAPAGAEDLAQVPDAILPRLLFFGTIRPYKGVDLLLEACLSLWRAGHRFELALAGKPFMDIAPLIERVRAAGFGERLITDLAFLTEQRLDAHMAKADILVFPYRHIDSSGAFLSALHHGKAMVTSDAGMFADLPEGVAARTPAGNAPALAQALLPLVESAAIRQALGARARTYGDSMGNWKDMALATIAIYRGVTGK
- a CDS encoding class I SAM-dependent methyltransferase yields the protein MITFQRVAKAAGKHLTRTLLAARKALGARANRGCPACGQAVVGFFRYGDNAEWGCPNCGASPRERLMNHLIAGHVLTVPEQGAVLHMAPNEGSLVRRFSAAADYTPADLDPGRYPVPNMRRVDLMALDASDRYDLFYASHVMEHVPDDHAVLRNIHRALKPGGEAWLIVPLWDKPTEDGSFDMPPRERERRFGQWDHVRQYGPDFADRIRAAGFDLEEIDAGAIDADTRHYHALDDRLFRARKPLTTGAR
- a CDS encoding glycosyltransferase; this translates as MDWIDLIAALLLLLSLVAVAWPFLFYPLILRLLPTKAERPVAGLAPSASLLFCAYNEAAAMPEKLANLAMLKVRCPALEILAFDDGSSDETAALIAARGDLVTLLRGPGRSGKAHGMKLLAARAKGDVLIFTDANVMLDPDAVDNLLARYADPEIGGVLGSLHYMGDGESATASVGSLYWRIEERLKDEESRTGNVLGADGSIFSIRRALYPEFPDSVLDDLTVSMAVVFAGRRLVKAKDVIARERLVAGRGDEYRRKVRIAARAWHTHSHLRPQLRRMGALDRFKYASRKIVRWFGGIFILTGLVAAGTLAMRISPTLYMVGGLTGVFILWRGLRSSGGPFAAVVDIVLAYFATLQGVAKAMTGRTVTIWNPAKSR
- a CDS encoding FkbM family methyltransferase, whose protein sequence is MSRHIRELRDRALAVRLALAGRVHQYPEIQALRRFLGAFAVDCVFDVGANRGQYATMLRSDAGFGGTILSFEPNPDIFSELERNASSDRRWHVFNMALSDFDGMASFNIMAADQFSSLKAPSGEQDAIFAERNRVTRTVDMQCRRLESLLPDLRRAHGFTRPFLKMDTQGHDLSVCEGAGDALRDMAGVQTELGVRPIYEGGTGYRAMIDWLAEHGFVPSAFFANNKGHFPLLVEMDGIFVNRALLPREG